One region of Flavobacterium pisciphilum genomic DNA includes:
- a CDS encoding cation:proton antiporter → MEEKVIFYIILIVVITLLIIMAKKIKVAYPILLVLAGLAISFIPHVPMITIDPKLIFIIFLPPLLYESAWNISWKQLWKWRRIIISFAFLVVFFTAFAVGITAWYFIPGFTLALGFLLGGIVSPPDAVSAGAILKNVKIPKSSSSILEGESLLNDASSLIVVFFAVAAVMTGKFVWYEALGSFVWMVIGGIGIGLLIGKIFMEVHKKLETDANIDTIFTLVAPYIMYLLAEEVHASGVLSVVSGGLFLSYNQHKFLSSSSRLRAISVGTV, encoded by the coding sequence ATGGAAGAAAAGGTTATCTTTTATATAATCCTTATTGTTGTCATTACTTTATTGATTATAATGGCAAAAAAGATCAAAGTTGCATATCCCATTCTGTTGGTTTTAGCAGGGCTTGCGATTAGTTTCATTCCACATGTTCCAATGATTACGATTGATCCTAAGCTTATTTTTATTATTTTTTTACCACCATTACTTTACGAATCTGCATGGAATATTTCGTGGAAACAACTTTGGAAATGGAGAAGAATCATAATCAGCTTTGCCTTTTTAGTTGTTTTCTTTACTGCATTCGCTGTTGGGATAACAGCTTGGTACTTTATACCAGGTTTTACATTAGCTTTAGGATTTTTGTTAGGAGGAATTGTTTCCCCTCCTGATGCGGTTAGCGCTGGGGCTATTTTAAAAAATGTAAAAATACCAAAGAGTTCATCATCAATTCTTGAGGGAGAAAGCCTATTAAATGATGCATCATCTTTAATTGTTGTTTTCTTTGCCGTAGCAGCTGTAATGACAGGGAAATTTGTTTGGTATGAAGCTTTAGGAAGCTTTGTTTGGATGGTTATTGGAGGTATAGGTATTGGTCTTCTGATAGGGAAAATATTTATGGAAGTGCATAAGAAACTAGAAACCGATGCCAATATAGATACTATTTTTACATTGGTAGCGCCTTATATTATGTATCTTCTTGCAGAAGAAGTACATGCTTCGGGTGTATTATCGGTAGTTTCTGGTGGACTTTTTCTATCATACAATCAACATAAATTTTTGAGCAGCTCTTCACGTTTACGCGCTATAAGCGTTGGAACTGTTTAG
- a CDS encoding cation:proton antiporter translates to MMIGLDLPQIIAELGDISISKAIGYGVLITGVVILVRFISSYAAVIVTFIARNFVTVAASKNHGWGFPIFFGWSGMRGVISLAAALSIPVYLDNGELFPQRSLILFITFIVILLTLVVQGLTLPYLIKKLQLPSDDDDTSEEHVSSSIFREMTSETLDYLKDKHGDKMNDYPYVMTMVSKWEKKYDDVENVCRNDSSKNLYIELLEFQRQWLLRKNSEFKDLDEDVIKKHLMRLDLEEERLKYSSF, encoded by the coding sequence ATGATGATTGGTCTTGACCTTCCTCAAATTATAGCAGAACTTGGAGATATTAGTATTTCTAAAGCAATTGGATATGGTGTTTTAATTACAGGAGTAGTTATATTGGTTAGATTTATTTCGTCTTACGCTGCCGTGATTGTGACTTTCATTGCAAGGAATTTTGTAACAGTTGCAGCGTCTAAAAATCACGGTTGGGGATTCCCAATTTTCTTTGGATGGTCTGGAATGCGTGGTGTAATTTCATTAGCAGCAGCTCTTTCAATCCCTGTTTATTTAGATAATGGAGAGCTTTTCCCACAAAGAAGTCTAATTCTGTTTATTACATTTATTGTTATTTTATTGACGCTTGTTGTTCAAGGTTTAACCTTGCCGTATCTGATTAAAAAACTGCAACTACCGAGCGATGATGACGATACATCTGAAGAACACGTAAGTTCATCTATATTCAGAGAAATGACATCAGAAACACTAGATTATCTAAAAGATAAGCACGGTGATAAGATGAATGACTATCCGTATGTAATGACTATGGTCTCCAAATGGGAGAAAAAGTATGATGATGTTGAAAATGTGTGTAGAAATGATTCTTCTAAAAATTTATACATAGAACTTTTAGAATTTCAAAGACAGTGGTTATTACGGAAAAATTCGGAATTTAAGGATTTAGATGAAGATGTGATTAAAAAGCATTTGATGCGTTTAGATCTTGAAGAAGAACGACTTAAATATTCATCTTTCTAA
- a CDS encoding RteC domain-containing protein — protein sequence MEKYYNEILNKLETSIIELEVDTDCSLHRIETVINIILKCLGEVKKYVVQNGFNSIDEEIYFFKHQKPAIVSKLIYYNAVYKIETKKPYGAKPIKKYLNDELKKLKRFFDNNLEFYKYYRTNNSFIDDKLFVRGKHDVKLSIDTYYFEADHSFSTSHDYKAAKIIANDLIQVYLEDQLHNVNQKKTSDNSNLIWTGSKAALTELIYALHSQGVFDNGNADIKNIAKTFEQAFDVNLGDFYHTYLELKNRKMNRAKFLDSLRDSLIKRMEEHEEL from the coding sequence ATGGAAAAATACTATAACGAAATATTAAACAAGTTGGAAACTTCAATCATTGAATTAGAAGTCGATACTGACTGCTCTTTACACAGGATCGAAACAGTTATAAATATTATTCTTAAATGTTTAGGCGAAGTAAAAAAATATGTCGTTCAAAATGGATTTAATAGTATTGATGAGGAAATCTACTTTTTTAAACATCAAAAACCTGCCATTGTTTCAAAGCTTATTTATTACAATGCTGTTTACAAAATAGAAACGAAAAAACCATACGGTGCAAAGCCAATAAAGAAGTATCTCAATGACGAACTGAAAAAACTAAAACGCTTTTTTGACAACAACCTCGAATTTTACAAGTATTATAGAACTAATAATTCTTTTATTGATGATAAACTATTTGTGCGTGGAAAGCACGATGTAAAGCTAAGTATAGACACTTATTATTTTGAGGCTGACCATAGTTTTTCAACTTCACACGATTACAAAGCTGCAAAAATTATTGCTAATGACTTAATACAAGTTTACCTTGAAGATCAACTTCATAATGTAAATCAGAAAAAGACTTCGGATAATTCTAATTTGATTTGGACGGGTAGTAAAGCTGCATTGACCGAACTAATATATGCACTACATTCGCAAGGTGTATTTGACAATGGAAATGCAGATATAAAAAATATCGCCAAAACCTTTGAACAAGCATTTGATGTTAATTTAGGAGATTTCTACCATACCTATTTGGAACTGAAAAACCGAAAAATGAACAGAGCAAAATTCTTAGACAGCTTACGTGATTCATTGATTAAAAGAATGGAAGAACATGAGGAGTTGTAA
- a CDS encoding nitroreductase family protein — MNLIELLHFRRAVRVYDKEKPIDTEKVKQFLELATLAPNSSNMQVWEFHHITDPSLMAKVSKACLDQVATSTANQIVVFVTRQDLYRKRAKFVLDFEIDNITRNSPKERQAKRIKDRELYYGKLIPLLYARFFGLLGMFRKTLTTVTGLFRPITRQVSENDMRVVVHKSCALAAQTFMIAMANEGYDTCPLEGFDSRRLKKALQLPSGAEITMVVSCGIRKDDEGIWGERCRVPFEEVYVKR; from the coding sequence ATGAATTTAATAGAATTATTACACTTTCGTCGTGCCGTGCGTGTATATGACAAAGAAAAACCAATTGATACGGAAAAAGTAAAGCAATTTTTAGAGTTAGCAACTTTAGCACCCAACAGCTCCAATATGCAGGTGTGGGAATTTCATCATATTACAGACCCAAGTCTTATGGCAAAGGTTTCAAAAGCATGTTTAGATCAAGTAGCGACTTCAACAGCCAACCAAATAGTGGTATTTGTAACCCGACAGGATTTATATCGCAAACGTGCAAAATTTGTTTTAGATTTTGAAATTGACAATATCACCCGAAACAGTCCAAAAGAAAGACAAGCAAAGCGGATTAAAGACAGAGAGTTGTATTACGGAAAATTGATACCATTACTTTATGCCCGTTTTTTCGGATTATTAGGAATGTTCAGAAAAACACTTACAACAGTTACGGGTCTGTTTCGTCCTATAACTCGACAAGTATCTGAAAACGATATGCGGGTTGTCGTTCATAAATCCTGTGCTTTGGCTGCACAAACTTTTATGATAGCAATGGCAAATGAAGGATATGATACTTGTCCGTTAGAAGGGTTTGATAGCAGAAGGTTAAAGAAAGCATTACAGTTGCCTAGTGGAGCCGAAATCACTATGGTTGTTTCTTGTGGTATAAGAAAAGACGATGAGGGCATTTGGGGTGAACGCTGCCGAGTTCCATTTGAAGAAGTATATGTGAAAAGATAG
- a CDS encoding N-6 DNA methylase: MGFSKRQHLQQNIDALRIAFTLEKEKRQATVGERLLMMQYSGFGGLKFVLNPIENEIDINNWRKTEHDLFPLTRELHQLLKENATDEKQYKHYVDSMRSSVLTAFYTPPQVIDVLSESLRESGLHIDKFLEPSAGIGSFIQSFSENQNAKVTAYEKDLLTGKILKQLYPDNTIRISGFEEISEKEQDTFDVIASNIPFGDTAIFDLSYSRSKDTAKIQAARSIHNYFFLKGNDMLREGGLQVYITSQGILNSPKNEPIRRALMETNNLVSVVRLPNNLFTEYAGTEVGSDLIILQKNTAKQGLSETEELFCQSKQTKYNTPSNAFFQNGSRVIHTDRKIDTDPYGKPAIIYTHKDGVEGIAKDLKQMLSEDFGKNLNLALYKGERNDEPIVQIPVTPTFTPSIAEQIIIEPPKQQSIQQTIRKENPQELKQLSIFDLFENAGESVMVATPKLATQTIKRPSSRKPKRNTARQTNLFSSSMQQPYTAPIRHQINNEKSSPTEQKQGIIGDLFSDTSAKDQVEIPSIITTIPERAPYSNKLQSFYRNDCLVVDKGFVGHLQEVDLRNDLADFHPLQLPPLQKARAEAYIEVRDVYQQLYTKEAEKQTEHKEEREVLNRLYDAFVKKYGNLNSADNIKLIKTDSTGKEIPYLERVVGGVVHKADIFSRPVSFSTLTIATDNPDEALAASLNKYGSVDLDYMSEISGMTDDALKEALHGRIFYNPLEREYEIAERWIAGNVVEKAQNVQNYVEQNPNNTEAKASLTVLEEARPRRIEFEELDFNLGERWIPTGIYARFASHLFDTDVLVHYSDSSDDFSVKCDRKNVHIWDKYAVKAESRTFDGIALLKHALVNTTPDITKKIMVGDQEVKVRDMEAIQMANTKIDEIRTAFTDWLHAQSDEFKNRLTDQYNDTFNCFVRPNYDGTHQNFPGLDRKALSIEDLYDSQKDTVWMIKLNNGAICDHEVGAGKTLVMCTAAQEMKRLGLAHKPMIIGLKSNVHEIAEAYRTAYPHAKILFPGKEDFTPQKRLRIFGDIKNNDWDCVILTHDQFGMIPQSPEIQKEILQIELDSVERNLDALQAQGKEVTRGMLAGVIKRKENLEVKLKTLQHDIENRKDDVVDFKMMGIDHLFVDESHQFKNLMFNTRHTRVAGLGNVDGSQKAMNLLFAIRTIQERTNADMGATFLSGTTISNSLTELYLLFKYLRPRAMEKQGIHSFDAWAAIYARKTTDYEFSVANNIVAKERFRYFIKVPELAQFYSEITDYRTAKDIGIDRPNKNEILYNIPPTPDQEAFIQSLMQFAKSGDATLLGRLPLSPTEEKAKMLIATDYARKMSLDMRMVSSDYDDHPDSKASHCAANIAKYYNQYNAQKGTQFVFSDLGTYKPGEWNVYSEIKRKLVEDHGLPAHEVRFIQEAKSDKQRKELIKGMNEGKIRVLFGSTSMLGTGVNAQKRAVAIHHLDTPWRPSDLAQRDGRAIRKGNEIAKFFADNKVDVVIYAVEKSLDSYKFNLLYNKQLFIDQLKNNNLGKRTIDEGSMDEKSGMNFSEYVAILSGNTDLLDKAKLEKQIAGLESEKQAFNRSKYSAKYKLEDYTAELDKAQSRYDRMSLDWNNLQGRIQKRPDGFIINPIQLEGLSPNTDVKQIGAKLNQLADKARTGGDYEEIGSLYGFQLLVKTEVSQKEGIDIRVNRFFVQGEGNIKYTHNNGAMAKDPETAALNFLRALEKLPSYIKKEKENIDEFQKDLPVLQQVVNGTWSKEIKLGELKTELAAVERKIQLSIEPVNQLEEPVKQAKKQKEVPQISENIVSTKGIHLSLGIL; this comes from the coding sequence ATGGGCTTCAGTAAACGTCAACATCTCCAACAGAACATTGATGCCCTACGAATTGCTTTTACACTGGAAAAGGAGAAACGACAAGCCACCGTAGGCGAAAGACTGCTCATGATGCAATACAGCGGATTTGGTGGTCTAAAATTCGTATTGAACCCCATTGAAAATGAAATTGACATCAATAATTGGAGAAAAACCGAACACGATTTATTTCCACTTACTCGGGAATTACACCAACTTCTCAAAGAAAATGCTACCGATGAAAAGCAGTATAAGCATTATGTGGACAGTATGCGAAGCTCGGTGCTTACAGCTTTTTATACACCACCACAGGTTATAGATGTCCTTTCAGAAAGTTTGCGTGAAAGCGGTTTGCACATTGATAAATTTCTTGAACCATCGGCAGGTATCGGCTCGTTTATACAATCCTTTTCGGAAAATCAAAACGCCAAAGTTACCGCCTATGAAAAGGATTTGCTGACAGGAAAGATATTAAAACAGCTTTATCCCGACAATACTATCCGTATCAGTGGCTTTGAGGAAATTTCCGAAAAAGAACAAGATACCTTCGATGTTATCGCCAGCAATATCCCGTTTGGCGATACGGCTATTTTCGATCTTTCGTATTCCAGAAGTAAAGACACCGCAAAAATACAGGCAGCCCGAAGTATTCACAATTATTTCTTTTTGAAAGGAAATGATATGCTTCGTGAGGGAGGTTTGCAGGTTTATATTACTTCACAAGGCATTTTAAACAGTCCGAAGAACGAGCCTATCCGCCGGGCTTTAATGGAAACCAATAATTTGGTTTCGGTTGTACGATTGCCCAATAATCTCTTTACAGAATATGCAGGAACAGAGGTTGGAAGTGATTTGATTATCCTGCAAAAGAATACTGCAAAACAAGGTTTGAGTGAAACCGAAGAGCTGTTTTGTCAAAGCAAGCAAACCAAATACAATACGCCAAGCAATGCTTTTTTTCAGAATGGTTCAAGGGTTATCCATACCGACCGTAAAATAGATACCGATCCCTACGGAAAGCCAGCCATTATTTACACGCATAAGGATGGTGTAGAGGGTATTGCCAAAGACTTAAAACAGATGCTTTCCGAAGATTTTGGTAAAAATCTGAATTTAGCTTTATACAAAGGGGAACGTAATGATGAACCTATTGTACAAATTCCTGTTACGCCAACTTTCACACCATCTATCGCTGAACAAATAATCATTGAACCTCCAAAACAACAATCTATACAGCAAACAATAAGAAAAGAAAATCCACAGGAATTAAAGCAGCTAAGCATTTTCGACTTGTTTGAAAATGCAGGAGAGTCAGTTATGGTTGCAACACCTAAATTGGCAACTCAGACAATAAAACGACCAAGCTCTCGCAAACCCAAACGAAATACAGCACGCCAAACCAATCTGTTCAGTAGTTCAATGCAACAGCCTTACACAGCACCAATTAGGCACCAAATCAACAATGAAAAATCTTCGCCAACCGAACAAAAACAGGGAATTATTGGCGATTTATTTTCGGATACCAGTGCAAAAGATCAAGTAGAAATACCGTCTATAATTACCACTATTCCTGAACGTGCTCCGTATAGTAACAAGTTACAATCGTTTTACCGAAACGATTGCCTTGTGGTGGATAAAGGCTTCGTAGGTCATTTGCAAGAAGTAGATTTACGTAATGATTTGGCTGATTTCCATCCGTTGCAATTACCGCCTTTGCAAAAAGCAAGAGCCGAAGCCTACATTGAAGTTCGTGATGTGTACCAACAGCTTTATACCAAAGAAGCCGAAAAACAAACCGAGCATAAAGAAGAACGAGAAGTGTTGAACCGTTTGTACGATGCTTTTGTCAAAAAGTACGGCAACCTCAACAGTGCCGATAACATCAAACTGATTAAAACCGACAGTACAGGTAAAGAAATTCCTTATCTGGAACGTGTTGTGGGCGGTGTGGTACACAAAGCGGATATATTCAGCCGTCCGGTAAGTTTTTCTACCCTAACCATAGCAACCGACAATCCTGATGAAGCGTTGGCTGCATCGCTGAATAAGTACGGAAGCGTGGATTTGGATTATATGTCCGAAATCAGCGGTATGACCGATGATGCTTTGAAAGAAGCTTTGCACGGTCGTATTTTCTACAATCCTTTAGAGCGTGAATACGAAATTGCCGAACGCTGGATTGCTGGTAATGTAGTGGAAAAAGCCCAAAATGTCCAAAATTACGTTGAACAAAATCCCAATAACACCGAAGCTAAAGCCAGTCTTACCGTATTGGAAGAAGCCCGACCAAGACGCATTGAGTTTGAAGAATTGGATTTCAACTTAGGCGAACGCTGGATACCTACCGGAATTTACGCCCGTTTTGCTTCGCATTTGTTTGATACCGATGTACTGGTTCATTATTCCGATAGTTCCGATGATTTTTCAGTAAAGTGTGACCGTAAGAATGTCCATATATGGGATAAATATGCCGTAAAAGCAGAAAGTAGAACCTTTGACGGTATTGCCTTGCTCAAACATGCCTTGGTAAATACCACTCCGGACATTACCAAAAAAATAATGGTGGGCGATCAGGAAGTAAAGGTGCGTGATATGGAAGCCATCCAAATGGCGAATACCAAGATTGACGAAATCCGAACTGCTTTTACTGATTGGCTCCATGCCCAAAGCGATGAGTTTAAAAACAGACTGACCGACCAATACAATGATACCTTTAATTGTTTTGTCCGACCGAATTATGACGGAACCCATCAGAACTTTCCGGGTTTAGACCGAAAAGCATTGAGCATCGAAGATTTGTACGATAGCCAAAAAGACACCGTTTGGATGATAAAACTGAACAACGGTGCTATCTGCGACCACGAAGTAGGTGCTGGGAAAACGTTGGTTATGTGTACGGCTGCACAGGAAATGAAGCGTTTGGGATTAGCCCATAAACCAATGATTATCGGATTAAAAAGTAATGTACACGAAATTGCCGAAGCCTACCGTACCGCTTATCCACACGCCAAAATTCTGTTTCCGGGCAAGGAAGATTTTACGCCTCAAAAACGCCTGCGCATTTTCGGCGATATTAAAAACAACGATTGGGATTGTGTGATTTTAACACACGATCAATTTGGCATGATACCACAATCACCCGAAATACAAAAGGAAATATTGCAAATTGAGCTGGATAGTGTAGAGCGTAACCTTGATGCACTACAAGCCCAAGGCAAAGAGGTAACCAGAGGAATGCTTGCTGGAGTAATCAAGCGGAAAGAAAATTTAGAAGTAAAGCTCAAAACCCTGCAACACGATATTGAGAACCGAAAAGACGATGTGGTGGACTTCAAAATGATGGGTATAGACCATTTGTTTGTGGACGAAAGTCACCAGTTCAAAAACCTAATGTTCAACACAAGACATACACGGGTTGCGGGATTGGGCAATGTGGACGGAAGTCAAAAAGCAATGAACCTGCTGTTTGCCATTCGCACCATTCAAGAGCGTACCAATGCGGATATGGGTGCGACCTTTCTTTCAGGAACTACCATCAGCAATTCCTTAACGGAACTGTACCTGTTATTCAAATACCTGCGACCTCGGGCAATGGAAAAACAAGGCATTCATTCGTTTGATGCGTGGGCGGCTATCTATGCACGAAAAACCACCGATTACGAATTTTCTGTGGCAAATAATATCGTGGCGAAAGAGCGTTTCCGTTACTTTATCAAAGTGCCGGAACTGGCACAATTCTATTCAGAAATTACAGATTACCGAACAGCAAAAGATATCGGCATTGACCGCCCGAATAAGAACGAAATTCTGTACAACATTCCTCCAACGCCCGATCAGGAAGCATTTATCCAAAGCTTGATGCAGTTTGCCAAATCGGGCGATGCGACCTTATTGGGAAGATTACCGTTATCGCCAACCGAAGAAAAAGCAAAGATGCTGATTGCTACCGATTATGCCAGAAAAATGTCTTTAGATATGCGGATGGTAAGCAGTGATTATGACGATCATCCCGACAGCAAGGCTTCGCATTGTGCAGCCAACATCGCCAAATATTATAATCAATACAACGCACAAAAAGGAACGCAGTTTGTCTTTTCGGATTTGGGGACTTACAAGCCGGGCGAATGGAACGTTTATTCTGAAATTAAACGCAAGTTGGTAGAAGATCACGGTTTACCAGCTCATGAGGTTCGCTTTATTCAAGAAGCAAAAAGCGACAAACAGCGTAAGGAATTGATTAAGGGAATGAACGAGGGTAAAATCCGAGTATTGTTTGGTTCTACCAGTATGTTGGGAACGGGCGTAAATGCACAGAAAAGAGCGGTTGCCATTCATCATTTGGATACACCTTGGCGACCGTCTGATCTTGCTCAACGGGATGGTCGGGCAATCCGAAAAGGAAATGAAATAGCCAAATTCTTTGCTGATAACAAAGTAGATGTTGTGATTTATGCCGTTGAAAAATCGTTGGATAGCTATAAGTTCAACCTGTTGTATAATAAACAACTTTTTATTGACCAATTAAAGAATAACAACTTGGGTAAACGAACAATTGATGAGGGCAGTATGGACGAAAAATCGGGAATGAACTTTTCAGAATATGTGGCAATTCTTTCAGGTAATACCGACTTATTGGACAAAGCCAAACTGGAAAAACAGATTGCTGGACTAGAGAGCGAAAAGCAGGCTTTTAACCGTTCTAAATACAGTGCAAAGTATAAATTGGAAGACTATACGGCAGAATTAGACAAAGCCCAATCTCGTTATGACCGCATGAGCTTAGACTGGAATAATCTGCAAGGACGTATTCAAAAACGTCCAGATGGTTTCATTATCAATCCAATTCAGTTAGAGGGTTTATCGCCTAATACAGATGTAAAACAAATCGGTGCCAAACTCAATCAATTGGCGGACAAAGCCCGTACAGGTGGCGATTATGAAGAAATCGGCAGCTTGTATGGTTTTCAGCTGTTGGTAAAAACCGAAGTTTCTCAAAAAGAAGGGATTGATATTCGGGTAAACCGCTTTTTTGTACAGGGCGAGGGAAACATTAAATACACGCACAACAACGGTGCAATGGCTAAAGACCCCGAAACTGCAGCACTCAATTTTTTAAGAGCTTTGGAAAAATTACCTTCTTATATCAAGAAAGAAAAGGAAAATATAGACGAGTTTCAAAAAGACCTGCCTGTTCTTCAGCAGGTGGTTAATGGTACATGGTCTAAGGAAATTAAATTGGGCGAACTTAAAACAGAATTGGCAGCCGTAGAAAGAAAAATACAATTGTCCATTGAGCCTGTTAATCAATTAGAAGAACCAGTAAAGCAAGCTAAAAAACAAAAAGAAGTACCTCAAATTTCTGAAAATATTGTCAGCACGAAAGGCATCCACTTATCTCTGGGAATATTGTAA
- a CDS encoding DUF1896 domain-containing protein: MDTQQKDLSYFRLRLQELLNTSFPEKANDEKFIQQRSSWAANAYDGAFRSGNAIEQCDEIANYILFEGLYFSKFDTVFQVVCNEFDTVMADEELRPFALKMFPICEPVFNNYELTDDFAYGYDFDLLYTEITGTIAIWIEENGLQ; encoded by the coding sequence ATGGATACACAGCAAAAAGACCTATCGTATTTCAGATTACGATTACAAGAATTATTAAACACCAGCTTTCCTGAGAAAGCAAACGACGAGAAATTTATACAGCAACGTTCTTCGTGGGCTGCCAATGCTTATGACGGGGCTTTTCGCTCTGGAAACGCTATTGAGCAATGCGATGAAATAGCCAACTACATCTTGTTTGAAGGCTTGTACTTCTCCAAATTCGATACTGTTTTTCAGGTAGTCTGTAACGAGTTTGACACCGTAATGGCTGACGAGGAGCTAAGACCATTCGCTCTTAAAATGTTTCCAATCTGCGAGCCTGTTTTTAATAATTATGAGCTAACCGATGATTTCGCCTACGGTTATGATTTTGACCTGCTTTATACCGAAATAACCGGAACCATCGCTATTTGGATTGAGGAAAATGGGCTTCAGTAA
- a CDS encoding ORF6N domain-containing protein, with translation MENNIIPQKEIENRIYSIRGKQVMLDTDLASIYQVETKVFNQAVKRNAERFPENFCFQLTSEEWEVLRSQFVTLNTGRGQHRKYLPFVFAEQGIAMLSGVLKSTVAIRVSIEIMNAFVEMRKILISNASLFQRLENIELKQLQTDQKFEEIFKALESDKLHSEKGIFYNGQIFDAYTFVSDIIRSANHSIILLDNYVDDTVLTLLGKRTTEVTAIIYTKNISNQLRLDLQRYNCQYPPIEVKNFTDAHDRFLIIDDTELYHIGASLKDLGKKWFAFSRMDIEVGRMLQILNRA, from the coding sequence ATGGAAAATAATATCATTCCACAAAAAGAGATAGAAAACAGGATTTACAGCATCAGAGGAAAACAGGTGATGCTGGATACCGACCTTGCTAGTATTTATCAGGTTGAAACTAAGGTTTTCAACCAAGCTGTAAAGCGTAATGCAGAACGTTTCCCCGAAAATTTCTGTTTTCAGCTAACATCCGAGGAGTGGGAAGTTTTAAGGTCACAATTTGTGACCTTAAATACAGGTAGAGGTCAGCACCGAAAATACCTGCCCTTTGTATTTGCCGAACAAGGAATAGCAATGCTTTCCGGTGTACTAAAAAGCACTGTTGCTATAAGGGTAAGCATCGAGATAATGAATGCCTTTGTAGAAATGCGTAAAATCCTTATCAGCAATGCTTCACTGTTTCAGCGTTTGGAGAATATCGAATTAAAACAACTACAAACCGACCAAAAATTTGAAGAGATTTTTAAGGCTTTAGAAAGTGATAAGCTCCATAGCGAAAAAGGCATTTTCTACAACGGACAAATCTTTGATGCTTACACTTTTGTATCGGATATCATCCGAAGCGCTAACCATTCCATTATCCTGCTTGACAATTATGTGGACGACACGGTGCTGACTTTATTGGGAAAACGAACTACTGAAGTAACCGCTATCATCTATACCAAAAACATAAGTAATCAGCTACGGCTGGATTTACAACGGTACAACTGTCAATATCCTCCCATTGAAGTTAAAAATTTTACAGATGCCCACGACCGTTTTTTAATTATTGACGATACAGAACTCTATCATATCGGAGCTTCCCTCAAAGATCTGGGCAAAAAATGGTTTGCCTTTTCGAGAATGGATATTGAGGTAGGTAGGATGCTGCAAATACTGAATAGAGCTTAA